The Deinococcus carri genome contains a region encoding:
- a CDS encoding dipeptide epimerase — protein sequence MTGKEGDVAWETLDLRTAQPFGIARWTHSSYPRTFVTYAQDGLTGRGEAAPNAFYGETGGTVGAVLPLLAEALTDGWDWDGLHERMTARMPQGHPSVKCALEMTAVEWAARAAGVPAWRLLGLSPLPLPESSYTVSLGPLEEMRRQAREAVSRGHGVLKVKLGTGQDRQIVEALREEVPGAALRVDANAAWTRPQAKRMLDVLAAADVELVEQPLAAGDLEGHAELRRLSRVPLVADESLHHVSDVPRLAAAFDAVNLKLAKLGGPLQALCALRLARAHGLGVMLGCMIESSLGIAAAAHLAGLADWADLDGALLLANDPFGGLEWAAGQLERPRGVGWGVERR from the coding sequence ATGACCGGGAAAGAAGGCGACGTGGCCTGGGAAACGCTGGACCTGCGGACCGCACAGCCCTTCGGCATCGCGCGCTGGACGCATTCGAGCTACCCGCGGACCTTCGTGACCTACGCGCAGGACGGCCTGACCGGGCGGGGAGAGGCCGCGCCGAACGCCTTTTACGGCGAGACGGGCGGGACGGTGGGGGCGGTGCTGCCGCTGCTGGCTGAGGCCCTGACGGATGGCTGGGACTGGGACGGTCTGCACGAGCGGATGACGGCGCGGATGCCGCAGGGCCACCCCAGCGTGAAGTGCGCGCTGGAGATGACGGCGGTGGAGTGGGCGGCCCGTGCGGCGGGGGTGCCGGCGTGGCGGCTGCTGGGGCTGTCGCCGCTCCCGCTGCCGGAGAGCAGTTATACGGTGAGTCTGGGGCCGCTGGAGGAGATGCGGCGGCAGGCGCGGGAAGCCGTCTCACGCGGCCACGGGGTGCTGAAGGTGAAGCTGGGCACCGGGCAGGACCGCCAGATCGTGGAGGCGCTGCGGGAGGAGGTGCCGGGGGCCGCGCTGCGGGTGGATGCCAACGCGGCCTGGACGCGCCCGCAGGCGAAACGGATGCTGGACGTGCTGGCCGCCGCCGATGTGGAACTGGTCGAGCAGCCCCTCGCGGCGGGCGACCTGGAGGGGCACGCCGAGCTGCGCCGGCTGAGCCGCGTGCCCCTGGTGGCCGACGAGAGCCTGCACCACGTGTCCGACGTGCCCCGGCTGGCCGCCGCCTTTGACGCCGTGAACCTCAAGCTCGCCAAGCTGGGCGGCCCCTTGCAGGCGCTCTGCGCGCTGCGGCTGGCCCGCGCGCACGGCCTGGGCGTGATGTTGGGCTGCATGATCGAGAGTTCGCTGGGCATCGCCGCCGCCGCGCACCTCGCGGGCCTGGCCGACTGGGCCGACCTCGACGGGGCGCTGCTGCTGGCGAACGACCCTTTCGGGGGCCTGGAGTGGGCGGCGGGGCAGTTGGAGCGCCCGCGCGGGGTGGGCTGGGGCGTGGAGCGGCGATGA
- a CDS encoding alpha/beta fold hydrolase, producing the protein MSGAVHTVRVAGLLTRARVRGEGPPLVLVPGLGCASWMYGRVCRELARERTVYAYDPPGHGLSQGRPGFPRTFEDLTEHLSAWLDASGLGRVPLLGHSLGGELVFDLAARHPRQVSALIACAPTGIPENPRVLMQLLRLALDAPRERPLFLPPALAAYVRCGPARLLRLAQDQNRHQTGPLLPHVLAPTLLLDGTSDPVIQAWTLEVIRRLIPHATVSEIPGGTHAVTDSFPRTVARYTLDFLREAGV; encoded by the coding sequence TTGAGCGGCGCGGTCCACACCGTCCGGGTGGCCGGACTGCTCACGCGCGCCCGCGTGCGCGGCGAAGGCCCCCCGCTGGTGCTGGTGCCCGGCCTGGGCTGCGCCTCCTGGATGTACGGGCGGGTCTGCCGCGAACTCGCCCGCGAGCGCACCGTCTACGCCTACGACCCCCCCGGCCACGGCCTGAGCCAGGGCCGCCCCGGCTTCCCGCGCACCTTCGAGGACCTGACCGAGCACCTCTCGGCCTGGCTGGACGCCTCCGGTCTGGGCCGCGTGCCCCTGCTGGGCCATTCCCTCGGCGGCGAGCTGGTCTTCGACCTCGCCGCGCGCCATCCCCGGCAGGTGTCCGCCCTGATCGCCTGCGCTCCCACCGGCATCCCCGAGAACCCCCGCGTCCTGATGCAGCTGCTGCGCCTGGCCCTCGACGCACCCCGCGAGCGCCCGCTCTTTCTGCCTCCCGCCCTGGCCGCCTACGTCCGCTGCGGCCCGGCCCGCCTGCTGCGCCTCGCCCAGGACCAGAACCGCCACCAGACCGGCCCCCTCCTGCCCCACGTCCTCGCGCCCACGCTGCTGCTGGACGGCACCTCCGACCCCGTCATCCAGGCCTGGACCCTGGAGGTCATCCGCCGCCTGATTCCCCACGCCACCGTGAGTGAGATTCCCGGCGGCACCCACGCCGTCACCGACAGCTTTCCCCGCACGGTGGCCCGCTACACGCTGGATTTTTTGCGGGAAGCGGGGGTCTAG
- the pdxT gene encoding pyridoxal 5'-phosphate synthase glutaminase subunit PdxT has protein sequence MVKGASFQRPAASEELEAGSWRLEAPRIGVLALQGAFREHRQRLESLGAGVREVRLPGDLAGLQGLVIPGGESTTIARLMTDFGLWTPVRDFHAAGGALWGTCAGAILLAREVVGAPPQFGGHQDSLALMDLSVRRNAFGRQVDSFDTPLDVRGLDAPFPAVFIRAPVIERVGAGVEVLARHGDQIVLARQGNLLASSFHPELTPDARLHALFLKMSAAPTPA, from the coding sequence ATGGTAAAAGGGGCCAGCTTCCAGCGGCCAGCGGCCAGCGAAGAGCTTGAAGCTGGAAGCTGGCGGCTGGAAGCCCCCCGGATCGGCGTCCTGGCCCTGCAAGGGGCCTTCCGCGAGCACCGCCAGCGGCTGGAGTCGCTCGGGGCCGGGGTCCGTGAGGTGCGGCTGCCCGGCGACCTCGCGGGCCTCCAGGGCCTGGTGATTCCGGGCGGCGAGAGCACCACCATCGCCCGGCTGATGACCGACTTCGGGCTGTGGACCCCGGTGCGCGACTTTCACGCGGCGGGCGGGGCGCTGTGGGGCACCTGCGCGGGGGCGATCCTGCTCGCGCGTGAGGTGGTGGGCGCGCCCCCGCAGTTCGGCGGCCACCAGGACAGCCTCGCCCTGATGGACCTGAGCGTGCGCCGCAACGCCTTCGGGCGGCAGGTGGATTCCTTCGATACGCCGCTGGATGTGCGGGGCCTGGACGCGCCCTTTCCCGCCGTCTTCATCCGCGCGCCCGTCATCGAGCGGGTGGGCGCAGGCGTGGAGGTGCTGGCCCGGCACGGGGACCAGATCGTGCTGGCCCGCCAGGGTAACCTGCTCGCCAGTTCCTTTCACCCCGAACTGACGCCCGACGCCCGCCTGCACGCCCTGTTCCTGAAGATGAGCGCGGCCCCCACCCCCGCCTGA
- a CDS encoding Gfo/Idh/MocA family oxidoreductase codes for MTTVAILGCGNRGADVYARHLTAQGARVTQLVDPRPARLAEVAARHGLPPEACFPDPDAFFARGRVVDAVVIATPDDAHVGPCLRALALGYDVLLEKPICLHEEELDLLLAAEAASRGRVTVCHVLRATAFFGAVRGVLASGRLGRLVGVQHAENVAYWHYAHSYVRGNWAQSPPAAPFVLAKSGHDLDLLRWFAQAPPVRVSSEGRLNHFRPEEAPPGASDRCVTCPVPDCPYDARRIYLPRDPAHWPVTVLTAGGVPLAEALERGPYGRCVYGAGNNVPDHQAVTVTFANGVTAQLTVSAFTHNNTRTLKLLGTHGELRAHMERGELELHDFRTGDTERFTVEVGGNHGGGDEALVAAWLAFLRGEAEVPTPLAESLDSHRIAFAAERARQRGTVEMVGVASSG; via the coding sequence ATGACCACCGTCGCCATTCTGGGCTGCGGCAACCGGGGCGCGGACGTGTACGCGCGGCACCTCACGGCGCAGGGGGCGCGGGTCACGCAGCTGGTGGACCCCCGCCCGGCCCGGCTCGCGGAGGTCGCGGCGCGGCATGGCCTGCCGCCGGAAGCGTGTTTCCCGGACCCCGACGCCTTTTTTGCGCGGGGGCGGGTGGTCGACGCGGTGGTGATCGCCACGCCCGACGATGCCCACGTGGGGCCGTGCCTGCGTGCCCTGGCGCTGGGGTACGACGTGCTGCTGGAAAAGCCCATCTGTCTGCATGAAGAAGAACTGGATCTGCTGCTGGCGGCGGAGGCGGCCTCACGTGGCCGGGTGACGGTCTGCCACGTTCTGCGGGCCACCGCATTCTTTGGGGCGGTGCGGGGCGTGCTGGCCTCCGGGCGGCTGGGGCGGCTGGTAGGCGTCCAGCACGCGGAGAACGTGGCGTACTGGCACTACGCGCATTCCTACGTGCGCGGCAACTGGGCGCAGTCGCCCCCCGCCGCACCGTTCGTGCTCGCCAAGAGCGGCCACGACCTGGACCTGCTGCGCTGGTTTGCGCAGGCCCCGCCCGTGCGGGTCAGCAGCGAGGGGCGGCTGAACCACTTCCGCCCGGAGGAGGCCCCGCCCGGTGCCTCGGACCGCTGCGTGACCTGCCCGGTGCCGGACTGCCCCTATGACGCGCGGCGCATCTACCTCCCGCGCGACCCGGCGCACTGGCCGGTCACGGTGCTGACCGCCGGGGGGGTCCCGCTCGCGGAGGCGCTGGAGCGGGGGCCGTACGGGCGCTGCGTGTACGGGGCCGGGAACAACGTGCCCGACCATCAGGCCGTCACGGTCACGTTTGCGAACGGCGTCACGGCCCAGCTGACCGTCAGTGCCTTTACCCACAACAACACGCGGACCCTCAAGCTGCTGGGCACCCACGGCGAACTGCGCGCCCACATGGAACGCGGCGAGCTGGAGCTGCACGACTTCCGCACCGGCGACACCGAGCGCTTCACCGTGGAGGTGGGCGGCAACCACGGCGGCGGCGACGAGGCCCTGGTGGCGGCCTGGCTGGCCTTTCTGCGCGGGGAGGCGGAGGTGCCCACCCCTCTGGCCGAATCGCTGGACTCGCACCGCATCGCCTTCGCCGCCGAGCGTGCCCGGCAGCGCGGGACGGTAGAGATGGTGGGCGTGGCCTCCTCTGGGTGA
- a CDS encoding C40 family peptidase: MRPTAELDPRLHAFDPLARLAEEALRGRLAGEGWRFVAPHAARAGNARVSLRARPGADAPQVTEALPGEALEVVAEREGGWAWVRTAHDGYLGWARAEALVPGDGPGGEVRQVTALRAHAFAEPGVKGRLVAELCAGARLERASGAEVTEEGRRWVPVHLPEGQEAWVQAVVLSPIAEADAAGYALRFLETPYVWGGRSAWGLDCSGLTQLAYAALGRSLPRDADQQQASLRPVTEPQRGDLAFFPGHVGVMLDGRRLVHANATHMRVTVETLGEGEYGGRLAVSVTGFGRWTA; the protein is encoded by the coding sequence GTGAGACCGACCGCAGAACTGGACCCGCGCCTGCATGCCTTCGACCCGCTGGCCCGCCTGGCCGAGGAGGCGCTGCGCGGCCGCCTGGCGGGCGAGGGCTGGCGCTTTGTCGCGCCGCACGCGGCGCGGGCGGGCAACGCCCGCGTGAGCCTGCGCGCCCGGCCCGGCGCGGACGCCCCCCAGGTGACGGAGGCGCTGCCGGGTGAGGCGCTGGAGGTCGTCGCGGAGCGGGAGGGCGGCTGGGCCTGGGTCCGCACCGCGCACGACGGCTACCTGGGCTGGGCGCGGGCGGAGGCGCTGGTGCCGGGGGACGGGCCGGGGGGCGAGGTGCGGCAGGTGACCGCGCTGCGTGCCCACGCCTTCGCGGAGCCGGGCGTGAAGGGCCGCCTGGTGGCCGAGCTGTGCGCGGGGGCGCGGCTGGAACGGGCATCCGGCGCGGAGGTGACCGAGGAGGGCCGCCGCTGGGTGCCGGTGCATCTGCCGGAGGGCCAGGAGGCCTGGGTGCAGGCGGTGGTCCTCTCCCCCATTGCTGAGGCGGACGCGGCGGGGTACGCGCTGCGCTTTCTGGAAACCCCCTACGTGTGGGGCGGGCGCAGCGCCTGGGGGCTGGACTGTTCGGGCCTCACACAGCTCGCCTACGCGGCGCTGGGCCGGTCCCTCCCGCGCGACGCCGACCAGCAGCAGGCGTCGCTGCGGCCGGTCACGGAGCCGCAGCGCGGCGACCTCGCCTTCTTTCCCGGCCACGTCGGGGTGATGCTGGACGGGCGGCGGCTGGTCCACGCGAACGCGACCCACATGCGGGTGACGGTGGAGACGCTGGGGGAAGGCGAGTACGGCGGGCGGCTGGCCGTGAGCGTCACGGGCTTCGGGCGGTGGACGGCATGA
- a CDS encoding response regulator transcription factor, translated as MSAGGQALHLLVVDDEEQILELLDLTLGMHGFRVVTARSGPLALCAAGQATFDVIVMDVLMTPWDGFETCRRLQAELGEAMPPVVFLSGLNRPEQVPGLRSEYLVKPFRPSQLVESIRRVVRTDPPGN; from the coding sequence ATGAGCGCGGGGGGCCAGGCACTCCACCTGCTGGTCGTGGACGACGAGGAGCAGATTCTCGAACTGCTCGACCTGACGCTGGGGATGCACGGCTTCCGGGTGGTCACGGCCCGCAGCGGCCCCCTGGCCCTGTGTGCCGCGGGGCAGGCCACCTTCGACGTGATCGTGATGGACGTGCTGATGACCCCCTGGGACGGCTTCGAAACCTGCCGCCGCCTCCAGGCCGAACTCGGGGAGGCCATGCCCCCCGTCGTCTTCCTGTCGGGCCTGAACCGCCCCGAGCAGGTGCCCGGCCTGCGCAGCGAGTACCTGGTCAAGCCCTTCCGCCCCTCGCAGCTGGTGGAGAGCATCCGGCGCGTTGTGCGGACCGACCCTCCCGGAAACTGA
- the pdxS gene encoding pyridoxal 5'-phosphate synthase lyase subunit PdxS produces the protein MTEPASTAMAQTGTPQIKQGFAEMFKGGVIMDVVTADQARIAEAAGATAVMALERVPADIRKDGGVARMSDPKMIREIIGAVTIPVMAKVRIGHIVEAQILQAIGVDFIDESEVLTPADDQYHIEKASFAVPFVCGAKNLGEALRRVGEGASMIRTKGEAGTGNIIEAVRHARTVLGEIRAIQARPTEELMTVARDLQAPYHLVQYVHQHGKLPVVNFAAGGVATPADAALMMHLGLDGVFVGSGIFKSDNPERRAHAIVKAVTHYQNPDVLAEISEDLGAPMTGINIDTLIPEERLAGRGW, from the coding sequence ATGACCGAACCTGCCTCCACCGCAATGGCCCAGACCGGAACCCCCCAGATCAAGCAGGGCTTTGCCGAGATGTTCAAGGGCGGCGTCATCATGGACGTGGTGACGGCTGATCAGGCCCGTATCGCGGAGGCCGCCGGGGCCACCGCCGTGATGGCGCTGGAGCGCGTGCCCGCCGACATCCGCAAGGACGGGGGCGTCGCCCGCATGAGCGACCCCAAGATGATCAGGGAGATCATCGGCGCGGTGACGATCCCCGTGATGGCGAAGGTCCGCATCGGCCACATCGTCGAGGCGCAGATTCTCCAGGCCATCGGCGTGGACTTTATCGACGAGTCGGAAGTGCTGACGCCCGCCGACGACCAGTACCACATCGAGAAGGCCAGCTTCGCCGTGCCCTTCGTGTGCGGCGCGAAGAACCTGGGCGAGGCGCTGCGCCGCGTGGGCGAGGGGGCCAGCATGATCCGCACCAAGGGTGAGGCCGGCACCGGCAACATCATCGAGGCCGTGCGCCACGCCCGCACCGTCCTGGGCGAGATCCGCGCCATCCAGGCCCGCCCCACCGAGGAGCTGATGACCGTCGCCCGCGACCTCCAGGCCCCCTACCACCTGGTCCAGTACGTGCACCAGCACGGCAAGTTGCCGGTCGTGAACTTCGCCGCGGGCGGCGTCGCCACCCCCGCCGACGCGGCCCTGATGATGCACCTCGGCCTCGACGGCGTGTTCGTCGGCAGCGGCATCTTCAAGAGCGACAACCCCGAGCGCCGCGCCCACGCCATCGTGAAGGCCGTCACCCACTACCAGAACCCCGACGTGCTGGCCGAGATCAGCGAGGACCTCGGCGCGCCCATGACCGGCATCAACATCGACACCCTGATTCCCGAGGAGCGGCTGGCGGGGCGGGGATGGTAA
- a CDS encoding HAD-IA family hydrolase, giving the protein MSLQTSPQPLQGVLFDRDETLAYTDHSVYREAALWTAERFGLDAAAVGQALAAQWQERAFAWWDLRTPEDEDTFWAAYGDELCARMGLDAAHAGELMAAFPYERYMKPVEGAREVLTELRARGLKVGVLSNTLPSIGRTLEALDLADLVDVAVATCTAGVHKPEAGAFQYALERLGLPAGAVLFVDDKPENVEAARALGMVAARIDLGGQAPDAIHDLRAVLRLVEERAGA; this is encoded by the coding sequence ATGAGCCTTCAGACCTCCCCTCAGCCCCTCCAGGGCGTGCTGTTCGACCGTGATGAAACGCTCGCCTACACCGACCACAGCGTGTACCGCGAGGCCGCCCTGTGGACCGCCGAGCGCTTCGGGCTGGATGCGGCGGCAGTGGGGCAGGCGCTCGCGGCGCAGTGGCAGGAGCGGGCCTTTGCCTGGTGGGACCTGCGGACGCCGGAGGACGAGGACACCTTCTGGGCCGCCTACGGGGATGAACTGTGTGCGCGGATGGGGCTGGACGCGGCGCACGCGGGCGAGCTGATGGCGGCCTTCCCGTACGAGCGGTACATGAAGCCGGTGGAGGGCGCGCGGGAGGTGCTGACCGAACTGCGCGCGCGGGGGCTGAAAGTGGGGGTGCTGAGCAACACCCTGCCCAGCATCGGCCGCACGCTGGAGGCGCTGGACCTGGCGGACCTGGTGGACGTGGCGGTGGCGACCTGCACCGCCGGGGTTCACAAGCCGGAGGCGGGCGCGTTCCAGTACGCGCTGGAACGCCTGGGCCTCCCCGCCGGGGCGGTGCTGTTCGTGGACGACAAACCCGAGAACGTGGAGGCCGCCCGCGCGCTGGGGATGGTGGCGGCGCGGATTGACCTGGGGGGGCAGGCCCCCGACGCCATCCACGACCTGCGGGCCGTGCTGCGGCTGGTGGAGGAGCGGGCGGGCGCGTGA
- a CDS encoding alpha/beta fold hydrolase, translating to MRSLQFRSRGASLSYDLTGQGDPIVLVHGLSGSAHWWRRNIPALSAAHRVYVLDLAGYGQAWRQRSLGVREAAALIAAWMDSLDLHRVTLIGHSMGGHISMHVAALRPARVQNLVLACASGLLRASPYRVALNLPRAALTGRLTFVPRILGDAVRSGPRNLWRSAADLLRDSVQDLLPELRARTLVIWGGRDALVPPALGRALAAAIPGARYEEIPRAGHVVMVDAPARFNALVLDFLREEERAAP from the coding sequence GTGCGCTCTTTGCAATTCCGCTCGCGCGGCGCGTCCCTGAGTTACGACCTGACCGGACAGGGCGACCCCATCGTGCTGGTGCACGGCCTGAGCGGCTCGGCCCACTGGTGGCGGCGCAACATTCCCGCCCTGTCGGCCGCGCACCGCGTCTACGTGCTGGACCTCGCCGGGTACGGGCAGGCCTGGCGGCAGCGGTCGCTGGGCGTGCGTGAGGCCGCCGCCCTGATCGCGGCCTGGATGGACAGCCTCGACCTGCACCGCGTCACCCTGATCGGGCACTCGATGGGCGGGCACATCTCCATGCACGTGGCGGCACTGCGCCCCGCGCGGGTGCAGAACCTGGTGCTGGCCTGCGCGAGTGGCCTGCTGCGCGCCAGCCCCTACCGGGTGGCCCTGAACCTGCCGCGCGCCGCCCTCACCGGCCGCCTGACCTTCGTGCCGCGCATCCTGGGCGACGCGGTGCGCAGCGGCCCCCGCAACCTGTGGCGCAGCGCCGCCGACCTGCTCAGGGACAGCGTGCAGGACCTCCTGCCCGAGCTGCGGGCGCGCACCCTGGTGATCTGGGGCGGCCGCGACGCCCTGGTGCCCCCCGCGCTGGGCCGCGCCCTCGCCGCCGCGATTCCCGGTGCACGCTACGAGGAGATTCCCCGCGCCGGACACGTGGTGATGGTGGATGCCCCCGCGCGCTTCAACGCCCTGGTCCTCGACTTCCTGCGTGAAGAGGAACGGGCGGCTCCTTGA
- a CDS encoding peptidoglycan DD-metalloendopeptidase family protein: MPEFPPSPPRGHAPLSRRLPLTLALCGLSALAPLAAARPDVPEESEGQTLLLGVPTPAEQLRAALPAVHLTREPQAQAPSLLVVTAQGPARLAARYGVPAAAVDALPREPGEAGRVFRVRLPAPEAARPPVLPSSVVTHTVRAGETLSTVAARYGLTLLDLLSANLDRPSLDTLTPGETLLIPTAERGLLVRIKPGQTALGLIAGYGADLTRTARANEVLPNALRPGDYLLLPGIRAESFGEELARRRAEREEAEHQARVQAQYDRYVAWQQDRERQRLEEKYARQAQYEAYLAWQASPERQRRIEQYEQQVQFEAAQAAERERQRQQAQAAALAPATRPASVNVAAGTRLAWPMHSYRITSRYGEADIDFHKQVFHGGVDLAAPSGTPIYASAAGTVTESGYGAYGMNVYTVQGSSTVIYGHLSRTAVTAGQPVQPGDLLGYVGCTGICTGPHLHFEVRLNGQAVDPLALLP, translated from the coding sequence GTGCCCGAGTTTCCCCCATCCCCCCCACGGGGCCACGCTCCCCTGTCCCGGCGGCTGCCGCTCACGCTCGCGCTGTGTGGCCTGTCCGCCCTCGCTCCCCTCGCTGCCGCCCGGCCCGACGTGCCGGAGGAGTCCGAAGGGCAGACGCTCCTGCTGGGCGTTCCCACCCCCGCCGAGCAGCTGCGCGCCGCGTTGCCCGCCGTTCACCTCACCCGCGAGCCGCAGGCGCAGGCCCCCAGCCTCCTGGTGGTCACGGCCCAGGGTCCGGCGCGGCTGGCGGCCCGCTACGGCGTTCCCGCGGCCGCCGTGGACGCCCTGCCCCGCGAGCCGGGCGAGGCCGGGCGCGTCTTCCGGGTGCGGCTCCCCGCTCCCGAAGCGGCCCGGCCCCCCGTCCTGCCCAGCTCGGTCGTGACCCACACGGTCCGCGCGGGCGAGACCCTGAGCACGGTCGCGGCGCGGTACGGCCTGACCCTGCTGGACCTGCTCAGCGCCAACCTCGACCGCCCGAGCCTCGACACGCTGACGCCGGGGGAAACCCTGCTGATTCCCACCGCCGAGCGCGGTCTGCTGGTCCGCATCAAGCCGGGTCAGACGGCCCTGGGCCTGATCGCCGGCTACGGGGCCGACCTCACCCGCACCGCCCGCGCCAACGAGGTGCTGCCCAATGCCCTGCGGCCCGGCGACTACCTGCTGCTGCCCGGCATCCGCGCCGAGAGCTTCGGGGAAGAGCTGGCCCGCCGCCGCGCCGAGCGCGAGGAGGCCGAGCACCAGGCGCGCGTGCAGGCGCAGTACGACCGCTACGTGGCCTGGCAGCAGGACCGCGAGCGCCAGCGCCTGGAGGAGAAGTACGCCCGCCAGGCCCAGTACGAGGCCTACCTCGCCTGGCAGGCCAGCCCCGAGCGCCAGCGCCGTATCGAGCAGTACGAGCAGCAGGTGCAGTTCGAGGCCGCCCAGGCCGCCGAACGTGAGCGTCAGCGCCAGCAGGCCCAGGCCGCCGCCCTGGCCCCCGCCACCCGCCCGGCGAGTGTGAACGTCGCCGCCGGAACCCGCCTGGCCTGGCCGATGCACAGTTACCGCATCACCAGCCGCTACGGCGAGGCGGACATCGACTTTCACAAGCAGGTCTTTCACGGCGGCGTGGACCTGGCCGCCCCGTCCGGCACCCCCATCTACGCATCTGCGGCCGGCACCGTCACCGAGAGCGGGTATGGTGCTTACGGCATGAATGTCTATACGGTCCAGGGCAGCAGCACCGTGATCTACGGGCACCTCAGCCGCACCGCCGTCACCGCCGGCCAGCCGGTGCAGCCGGGCGACCTGCTGGGCTACGTCGGCTGCACCGGCATCTGCACCGGCCCCCACCTGCACTTCGAGGTGCGGCTGAACGGCCAGGCCGTCGATCCGCTGGCGCTGCTGCCATGA
- a CDS encoding dipeptidase translates to MSGPASPLPLLIDGHLDLAWNAARGRDLGLDLAALRAGDPVAGETATVTFGELRAAGTRVCFGTLFALPRSGESPEGYTDHAGARAQALAQLDQYRRWEDAGQVRLLRSGSEVAAHLAAPAGPLGVVLLMEGADPIRDARDLPFWVGAGVRVIGPAWGRTRYAGGTDAPGPLTDAGRELVTAMRELGVTLDASHLDDAAFWEALDLGPQVIATHANSRALVPGNRQLSDGMVRAVAGAGGVVGLVFLSRFIRRGWEAGQPRAALEELAAHARHLAALVGWEHVGLGTDLDGGFGQEKAPAGVDRYRDVPLLLERLPPEHRADVAGGNWGRWLTRYL, encoded by the coding sequence GTGAGCGGGCCGGCCTCTCCCCTGCCGCTGCTGATAGACGGGCACCTCGACCTCGCCTGGAATGCCGCGCGGGGCCGGGACCTGGGGCTGGACCTGGCCGCGCTGCGGGCCGGCGACCCGGTAGCCGGCGAGACGGCGACCGTGACCTTCGGGGAGCTGCGGGCGGCGGGCACCCGCGTCTGCTTCGGCACGCTGTTCGCGCTGCCACGTAGCGGGGAGAGTCCGGAGGGGTACACCGACCACGCGGGCGCACGAGCGCAGGCCCTCGCGCAACTCGACCAGTACCGGCGGTGGGAGGACGCGGGGCAGGTGCGGCTGCTGCGGAGCGGGTCGGAGGTGGCCGCCCACCTCGCCGCCCCGGCCGGGCCACTGGGAGTGGTGCTGCTGATGGAGGGGGCCGACCCCATCCGGGACGCGCGGGACCTGCCCTTCTGGGTGGGGGCGGGGGTGCGGGTGATTGGCCCGGCGTGGGGCCGGACGCGCTATGCGGGTGGCACGGACGCGCCGGGTCCCCTGACGGACGCGGGGCGCGAGCTGGTCACCGCGATGCGCGAGCTGGGGGTGACGCTGGACGCCTCGCACCTCGACGATGCCGCCTTCTGGGAGGCATTGGACCTGGGGCCGCAGGTCATCGCCACCCATGCCAACAGCCGCGCGCTGGTGCCGGGCAACCGTCAGCTCAGCGACGGGATGGTGCGGGCGGTCGCGGGGGCGGGCGGCGTGGTGGGCCTGGTGTTCCTGAGCCGCTTTATCCGCCGCGGCTGGGAGGCGGGGCAGCCGCGGGCCGCGCTGGAGGAACTGGCCGCACACGCCCGGCACCTCGCGGCCCTGGTGGGCTGGGAGCATGTCGGGCTGGGGACCGACCTGGACGGCGGGTTCGGGCAGGAAAAGGCACCGGCGGGGGTGGACCGCTACCGGGACGTGCCCCTCTTGCTGGAGCGGCTGCCGCCGGAACACCGCGCGGACGTGGCGGGCGGGAACTGGGGGCGCTGGCTGACGCGCTACCTTTGA